One Fuerstiella marisgermanici DNA window includes the following coding sequences:
- a CDS encoding NAD(P)-dependent oxidoreductase gives MTSLVVGASGATGRLLVEQLLDRGQRVKAIVRSPDKLPRTLLDHQHLTVIQAGIAEASDTELAEYVKGCDAVASCLGHNLTLKGIYGQPRRLVTDAIRRLCNAVKSNATERPVKFVLMNTAGNSNRDLVEPVSFHQKCVIGMLRLSVPPHADNEEAADYLRTVIGQTDQAIEWAVVRPDSLTDESAVSEYHAYPSPTRSAIFNAGKTSRINVAHFMADLIVDDDVWTRWKGQMPVIYNAGY, from the coding sequence ATGACATCACTGGTTGTCGGTGCGAGTGGCGCGACGGGGCGGCTGCTTGTTGAACAACTTCTTGACCGGGGGCAACGCGTCAAAGCCATCGTGCGGTCTCCCGATAAGTTGCCCAGAACGCTGTTAGACCATCAACATCTAACCGTGATTCAGGCTGGAATTGCTGAGGCCAGCGACACTGAACTGGCAGAATACGTCAAGGGTTGTGATGCCGTAGCCTCGTGCCTGGGACATAACTTGACACTGAAGGGCATTTATGGTCAACCTCGCAGGTTGGTCACTGATGCGATTCGCCGGCTATGCAACGCGGTCAAATCAAACGCAACAGAGCGGCCAGTCAAGTTCGTGCTGATGAATACGGCCGGAAATTCTAATCGTGACCTTGTCGAACCCGTTTCGTTTCATCAAAAGTGCGTAATCGGGATGCTGCGGCTGAGCGTCCCTCCTCATGCAGACAATGAGGAGGCGGCCGACTATCTGCGTACCGTGATTGGTCAAACGGATCAGGCAATCGAATGGGCCGTCGTTCGCCCAGATAGTCTGACCGACGAATCGGCCGTCAGCGAGTACCATGCGTACCCGTCGCCGACGCGAAGTGCGATCTTCAACGCGGGTAAGACGAGCCGAATCAATGTCGCGCACTTCATGGCAGACCTGATTGTCGACGATGATGTGTGGACACGCTGGAAAGGTCAAATGCCCGTCATCTATAACGCGGGATATTAA
- a CDS encoding site-specific integrase: MSHDHSSQNGNNSNSDEQRSNNQPTKSLRERMSQDLQLRGMAQRTHDGYLREVRKLAGHYHTPPDQLSEQQVADYLLYLINDCEFAPGSLRVAYSGLKFFYKYTEPRDWKVLTKLRIPKQKTLPDVLSIDEVHRLIAAVRQPRNRAYFWATYTLGLRMSEALSLQIGDIDAERMLVHVHRGKGAKDRFVTLPHSTLHVLRSYWKTHRNPTLLFPQIGRTKKEGPTTSRPMDPSTVQGCIKDVVSELGFTKQVSIHTLRHSIATHLFEAGVSLRWIQKFLGHKNLQTTLVYLHLTDPKEEDGRKTHDDIADAGTLFDNMFPPPGEPPIGPDNDPHRNRKPR, from the coding sequence ATGTCACACGATCATTCTTCACAGAACGGGAACAACAGCAACTCGGACGAACAACGCAGTAACAACCAACCCACGAAGTCGCTCCGCGAACGGATGTCGCAGGATCTGCAGTTGCGGGGTATGGCGCAACGGACTCATGATGGCTACCTTCGCGAAGTTCGCAAGCTGGCCGGTCATTACCACACGCCGCCGGATCAGCTTTCCGAACAACAGGTCGCCGACTATCTGTTGTACCTGATCAACGACTGCGAGTTCGCTCCGGGTTCGCTGCGAGTCGCTTACAGTGGGCTCAAATTCTTCTACAAGTACACCGAACCGCGTGACTGGAAAGTGCTCACGAAGCTGCGTATTCCGAAACAGAAAACGCTGCCGGATGTGCTGTCCATCGACGAAGTTCACCGACTGATCGCCGCCGTGCGGCAGCCGCGCAATCGAGCCTACTTCTGGGCCACCTATACGCTCGGCCTGCGGATGAGCGAAGCGCTGAGTCTGCAGATCGGCGACATCGATGCCGAACGCATGCTGGTGCATGTGCATCGTGGCAAGGGCGCGAAGGATCGCTTCGTGACGTTGCCGCATTCGACGCTGCATGTGCTGCGCAGTTACTGGAAGACGCATCGCAATCCAACGCTGCTGTTTCCGCAGATCGGACGCACGAAGAAAGAGGGCCCGACGACGTCGCGGCCGATGGATCCGTCGACCGTGCAAGGCTGCATCAAGGATGTGGTCAGCGAGCTCGGCTTCACCAAGCAGGTTTCGATCCACACGCTGCGGCACAGCATCGCCACGCATCTGTTTGAGGCCGGCGTGTCGCTGCGCTGGATTCAGAAGTTCCTTGGCCATAAGAACCTGCAGACGACGCTGGTCTACCTGCATCTGACGGATCCGAAGGAAGAAGACGGTCGCAAGACTCACGACGATATCGCCGACGCGGGAACATTGTTCGACAACATGTTTCCGCCGCCCGGCGAACCACCTATCGGTCCTGACAACGATCCGCACCGAAATCGCAAGCCGCGATAG
- a CDS encoding SMI1/KNR4 family protein: MDDSGEIFPPRPPHPPISESDVAHVENQLGFPLPELVRQIALTVADGGFGPNYGVNRLKHPANVPFEPHWEYPMSVESWHHLYQQPNPDEPDWLSAYPRRFIRYCEVGCNISLLVDCTDDSAMMFIDDPNVSDSVKPLNQSLDRWLNDWISKQPWPRDTYA; the protein is encoded by the coding sequence ATGGATGACTCCGGTGAAATATTTCCGCCACGGCCACCACATCCACCCATATCCGAATCAGACGTTGCCCACGTGGAAAACCAACTTGGGTTTCCACTGCCAGAGTTAGTGCGGCAAATTGCCCTAACGGTTGCCGACGGTGGATTCGGCCCCAATTACGGAGTAAACCGATTAAAGCATCCCGCTAATGTGCCATTCGAGCCACACTGGGAGTACCCCATGTCTGTAGAATCGTGGCACCACCTGTACCAACAACCCAACCCAGATGAACCGGATTGGCTGTCCGCCTACCCACGACGGTTCATTAGGTACTGCGAGGTTGGCTGCAATATTTCACTGCTGGTTGATTGCACGGACGACTCCGCAATGATGTTTATCGACGATCCCAACGTCTCAGACTCAGTCAAGCCACTAAATCAAAGCCTTGATCGTTGGCTCAACGACTGGATATCAAAGCAACCATGGCCGCGTGATACGTACGCATAA
- a CDS encoding IS91 family transposase, with the protein MPTVADVLRQHGDDYLKQFGERMPLQHKRVLSFISKCRTGELGHLRYDCGDCQRTHWVGRSCNNRHCPNCQSDKTQKWLADRLSELLPVPYFMVTFTVPEALRKVVRAHQDVCYRALFDCGSQTIHELASGKRFVGTKRMGFFGVLHTWGRDFTVYNPHVHFVVPGGGVSEDGSQEPTATPRRMKRTRSSGSPRHGPPGPPGWQQCPPNFLLPEKAASTVFPAKFRDAVRAAGIEDEFLAADPRAWTRPWVMDVEAVGDGRGVLKYLAPYVYRVAISNNRIESMNETHVTYRYTPSGKKFSKRRKVSGQEFVRGFLQHVLPPNFHRIRYYGFLHSHSSLSIDYVRMLACFYLGMCYILAKRAVAEEPPKRPMVCRECGGDLHLVMITDHVGRVLYEHPLPYLDSG; encoded by the coding sequence ATGCCGACCGTTGCCGACGTATTGCGGCAGCACGGGGACGACTATCTGAAACAGTTCGGCGAACGCATGCCGTTGCAGCACAAGCGCGTGCTGAGTTTCATATCAAAGTGTCGCACCGGAGAACTGGGCCATCTGCGATACGACTGCGGCGACTGCCAGCGAACTCACTGGGTGGGACGCAGTTGCAACAACCGACACTGCCCGAACTGCCAGTCTGACAAGACGCAGAAGTGGCTCGCCGATCGTCTGTCCGAATTGCTGCCGGTGCCCTACTTTATGGTCACCTTCACAGTGCCCGAAGCGCTGCGGAAGGTCGTGCGCGCTCACCAGGACGTGTGCTATCGAGCGTTGTTCGACTGTGGCAGTCAGACGATTCACGAACTGGCGTCTGGAAAGCGGTTCGTTGGCACGAAGCGGATGGGCTTCTTCGGAGTTCTGCACACGTGGGGGCGAGACTTCACGGTCTACAATCCGCACGTGCATTTCGTGGTGCCCGGCGGTGGTGTTTCGGAAGATGGTTCGCAGGAGCCAACGGCCACGCCTCGGCGCATGAAACGCACCAGGTCAAGCGGCTCGCCACGCCATGGTCCGCCGGGACCGCCCGGCTGGCAGCAGTGTCCGCCGAATTTTCTGCTGCCGGAGAAGGCCGCGTCCACAGTCTTCCCCGCGAAGTTTCGCGATGCGGTTCGAGCGGCGGGGATTGAGGACGAATTTCTGGCCGCTGATCCGCGTGCGTGGACTCGGCCGTGGGTGATGGATGTCGAAGCGGTGGGCGACGGACGCGGCGTGCTGAAGTATCTGGCTCCGTACGTTTACCGTGTGGCGATCAGTAACAACCGCATCGAGTCGATGAATGAGACTCACGTGACCTATCGCTACACGCCGTCGGGGAAGAAGTTTTCGAAGCGTCGCAAAGTTTCGGGGCAGGAGTTTGTGAGAGGCTTTTTGCAGCACGTGTTGCCGCCGAACTTTCACAGAATCCGCTACTACGGTTTTTTGCACTCACACAGTTCGCTGAGTATCGACTATGTGCGGATGCTGGCGTGTTTCTACCTGGGCATGTGTTACATCCTGGCGAAGCGAGCCGTTGCGGAAGAACCACCGAAGCGGCCGATGGTGTGTCGTGAATGCGGCGGTGACCTGCATCTGGTGATGATCACCGATCACGTCGGCCGAGTCCTGTACGAACACCCGCTGCCGTATCTCGATTCCGGATGA
- a CDS encoding DinB family protein yields the protein MSRIELLTENFRSVRRYTNMVIDGISPDDWFRVPDACPTHIAWQIGHITIGNYGLALAIPRGDRPDDVELVPLSFREQFARGSTPDADPTAYPSIELITSTFNRVHDQILAELPTFTDELLDDSPPLEHPMFSTKFGSLLWSIQHGYTHAGQISLLYRLNGGTPRF from the coding sequence ATGAGCCGAATTGAACTGCTGACCGAGAATTTTCGTTCTGTCCGACGATACACGAACATGGTGATTGACGGAATTAGTCCTGACGATTGGTTTCGCGTCCCCGATGCATGCCCCACTCACATTGCTTGGCAGATTGGCCACATCACTATCGGCAATTACGGTCTGGCCCTTGCGATTCCACGCGGCGATCGCCCGGATGATGTGGAGCTGGTTCCATTATCGTTTCGTGAGCAGTTTGCGCGAGGTTCCACACCTGATGCGGATCCTACTGCCTATCCCTCGATTGAATTGATTACTTCGACATTCAACCGAGTCCACGACCAAATACTCGCGGAACTTCCCACATTCACCGACGAATTGCTCGATGATTCCCCTCCTCTTGAACATCCTATGTTTAGTACCAAGTTTGGCTCGTTGCTGTGGAGCATTCAACATGGGTACACACACGCCGGACAGATCTCATTGCTTTATCGTCTAAACGGAGGCACGCCGAGGTTCTGA